In Macaca fascicularis isolate 582-1 chromosome 15, T2T-MFA8v1.1, one genomic interval encodes:
- the IDNK gene encoding probable gluconokinase isoform X9, which translates to MEKGRGETGGAQRGTALTRPAWAGAAPPLGRREGRGRRGPEGDWKEPGSGHGGAGRVADPPWAPCWHLSWDGNSMMLMTITRRKIERRWEKGYRSMTRFLFGDCK; encoded by the exons ATGGAAAAGGGGCGCGGGGAAACCGGGGGAGCGCAGAGGGGCACAGCCCTCACTCGCCCTGCCTGGGCGGGAGCGGCTCCGCCCCTCGGGCGCCGGGAAGGCCGGGGACGGCGGGGCCCGGAAGGTGACTGGAAGGAGCCAGGCTCGGGTCATGGCGGCGCCGGGCGCGTTGCTG ATCCACCGTGGGCGCCCTGCTGGCATCTGAG CTGGGATGGAAATTCTATGATGCTGATGACTATCACCCGGAGGAAAATCGAAAGAAGATGGGAAAAGGGATACCGCTCGATGACCAG GTTTCTGTTTGGTGACTGCAAATAA
- the IDNK gene encoding probable gluconokinase isoform X8, which yields MEKGRGETGGAQRGTALTRPAWAGAAPPLGRREGRGRRGPEGDWKEPGSGHGGAGRVAGDGHPPWAPCWHLSWDGNSMMLMTITRRKIERRWEKGYRSMTRFLFGDCK from the exons ATGGAAAAGGGGCGCGGGGAAACCGGGGGAGCGCAGAGGGGCACAGCCCTCACTCGCCCTGCCTGGGCGGGAGCGGCTCCGCCCCTCGGGCGCCGGGAAGGCCGGGGACGGCGGGGCCCGGAAGGTGACTGGAAGGAGCCAGGCTCGGGTCATGGCGGCGCCGGGCGCGTTGCTGGTGATGGGC ATCCACCGTGGGCGCCCTGCTGGCATCTGAG CTGGGATGGAAATTCTATGATGCTGATGACTATCACCCGGAGGAAAATCGAAAGAAGATGGGAAAAGGGATACCGCTCGATGACCAG GTTTCTGTTTGGTGACTGCAAATAA